In Bythopirellula goksoeyrii, a single window of DNA contains:
- the efp gene encoding elongation factor P, whose product MPTYSTNEFRKGLKIQIDGIPFQMVEMNFRKPGKGNALYECKLKNLVRGTVTDKTYRAGQTVEAADVSEFTAQFLYKQVDGFVFMKLDDYEQYELTADQLGDDAKFLKEGMDCSLLVFNDNPIGVTLPNHVVLKVEYCEPAVKGNTATNVSKPVTLETGAEVLAPAFINIGDWLRVDTRTQSYIERAKDPEEG is encoded by the coding sequence GTGCCCACGTATAGTACGAACGAATTCCGCAAAGGACTAAAAATCCAGATCGATGGCATTCCTTTCCAGATGGTCGAAATGAATTTCCGCAAGCCCGGCAAGGGAAATGCCCTCTATGAGTGCAAGCTAAAGAACTTGGTACGGGGGACGGTCACCGACAAAACCTACCGAGCTGGACAAACGGTCGAGGCGGCCGATGTGTCAGAATTCACCGCCCAATTCCTCTACAAGCAGGTGGATGGATTCGTCTTCATGAAGCTCGACGACTACGAGCAATATGAATTGACCGCAGACCAACTCGGCGACGACGCCAAATTTCTCAAAGAAGGGATGGACTGCTCGCTGCTGGTGTTCAACGACAATCCCATCGGCGTGACACTTCCCAACCATGTGGTCCTGAAAGTCGAGTACTGTGAACCTGCTGTCAAGGGGAACACAGCCACCAACGTCTCGAAACCGGTGACACTTGAAACAGGTGCCGAGGTTCTTGCCCCCGCATTTATCAACATCGGTGATTGGCTCCGTGTCGACACCCGAACTCAAAGTTACATCGAACGAGCCAAGGATCCTGAAGAAGGATAA
- a CDS encoding LemA family protein, translated as MSPWVILAIIVGIGFLLLLYGVGIFNRLVALRNRFQNAFSQIEVQLKRRYDLIPNLVEVAKGYMSHEKGTLEAVINARNQAVGGLQKAAASPGDPKAMQELAAAETALGGTLGRLFALSEAYPDLKANQNMAQLTEELTSTENRVAFARQAYNDAVTAYNTYRQSFPPVFFANMFGHSSDAELLEFEDSAAIAEAPKVSFE; from the coding sequence ATGTCCCCTTGGGTAATTCTTGCTATTATCGTTGGTATTGGTTTCTTGCTCCTGCTTTATGGAGTGGGAATTTTCAATCGCTTGGTGGCGTTACGCAATCGCTTCCAAAACGCTTTCTCTCAAATCGAAGTGCAGCTCAAGAGGCGGTACGATCTGATTCCCAATCTGGTCGAAGTCGCTAAAGGGTACATGAGCCACGAAAAAGGAACGCTCGAAGCTGTCATCAACGCCCGTAATCAAGCTGTTGGCGGACTTCAAAAAGCCGCTGCTTCTCCTGGCGATCCCAAAGCGATGCAAGAACTTGCCGCTGCAGAAACCGCTCTCGGTGGAACGCTTGGTCGACTATTCGCCCTCTCGGAGGCCTATCCCGACCTCAAGGCGAATCAAAATATGGCCCAACTAACCGAGGAACTCACTTCGACGGAAAACCGTGTGGCATTCGCTCGTCAGGCCTACAATGACGCCGTGACTGCCTACAACACCTACCGCCAGTCGTTCCCCCCCGTGTTTTTCGCTAACATGTTCGGCCACAGCAGCGACGCCGAATTACTAGAGTTCGAAGACAGCGCAGCCATCGCCGAAGCTCCCAAAGTGTCGTTTGAATGA
- a CDS encoding M48 family metallopeptidase: MSTNFYQRQTDARRTTKWLVVVFILAVIAMVATVFLATIGLIEASGKSQLFADSAAGYSPKAWNVPLGTGGFTLALIAGGTLFKLAQLRGGGTTVAENLGAQRVPQNTTDPVERRLVNVVEEMALASGVPVPPVYMLKDEKAINAFAAGYSPSDAVVAVTQGTAEQLTRDQLQGVVAHEFSHILNGDMRLNIRMIGVLHGILLMGLLGRLLFNIAARGGNRRSSKGDPTIYFLAVGLALVVIGYLGTFFGGLIKAAISRQREYLADASAVQFTRNPEGIAGALKRIGAFVSGSRLKNVHAAELSHMYFGQGVWEGFTGLMATHPPLEKRILALEPRWDGKFPAVPKIPAALTELGTAAGLVGLAAGADEVPLEVVRHSPEQVGSPTETHREYAAELIDRLPPEIRSAVQEPYGGRAVMFALLLDSNQEIREQQFNALTKTISPDVVDLTRKLDPVVRVVDPRARLALVDLALPALRTMTKEQYRRFSQAFKKLVEADNRIAAFEWMLHSVLLRHLRPQFEPTRPPRVAYYSLARLEHEVGILLSTLANLDNSGKRVEHSFRHAAEMLPEISVPLLPASECTLPALQKALETIRTVAPKHRHQIIEAAADLICYDRDVSIKEAELFRGMCDMLDCPMPPLLPGQPIVARASA; the protein is encoded by the coding sequence ATGTCTACTAATTTCTATCAGCGCCAGACCGATGCACGCCGCACAACCAAATGGTTGGTCGTCGTATTCATTCTGGCGGTAATCGCGATGGTCGCTACGGTGTTTCTTGCGACGATCGGCCTGATCGAAGCTTCCGGCAAGAGTCAACTCTTTGCCGATAGTGCCGCTGGCTATTCACCCAAGGCGTGGAACGTTCCCTTGGGAACAGGAGGCTTCACACTAGCCTTGATCGCAGGTGGAACCTTGTTCAAACTCGCGCAACTTCGTGGCGGGGGAACCACCGTTGCTGAGAACTTGGGGGCCCAGCGCGTTCCACAGAATACGACTGATCCTGTGGAACGCCGCCTAGTCAACGTCGTCGAAGAAATGGCCCTTGCTTCTGGAGTACCGGTGCCACCGGTCTACATGTTGAAAGACGAGAAGGCCATCAACGCCTTCGCCGCTGGATATTCTCCTAGCGATGCTGTTGTGGCGGTCACTCAGGGGACTGCCGAACAGCTCACGCGCGATCAACTACAAGGGGTTGTTGCCCACGAGTTCAGCCATATTCTCAATGGCGACATGCGTCTTAACATCCGTATGATCGGAGTGTTGCATGGCATCTTGCTGATGGGGCTTCTGGGGCGTTTGCTTTTCAATATTGCAGCTCGAGGCGGAAATCGACGCAGTAGTAAGGGGGACCCGACCATCTACTTCTTGGCCGTTGGTCTGGCGCTGGTTGTCATCGGATATCTTGGCACCTTTTTCGGGGGCTTGATCAAAGCGGCCATCTCGCGTCAACGTGAGTACCTGGCCGATGCCTCTGCGGTGCAATTCACTCGCAATCCTGAGGGGATCGCTGGTGCATTGAAGCGAATCGGGGCTTTTGTCTCTGGCTCAAGGTTAAAGAACGTCCATGCTGCTGAGTTGAGCCACATGTATTTCGGTCAAGGTGTTTGGGAAGGTTTCACTGGTTTGATGGCGACGCATCCCCCACTAGAGAAACGCATCCTTGCCCTCGAACCCCGTTGGGATGGCAAGTTTCCGGCAGTGCCAAAGATCCCTGCCGCTTTGACCGAGTTGGGAACCGCCGCTGGATTGGTCGGACTGGCTGCTGGTGCCGACGAAGTTCCTCTGGAAGTCGTGCGCCATTCACCCGAGCAAGTTGGTAGCCCAACTGAAACCCACCGTGAGTACGCTGCTGAATTAATTGACCGCCTTCCACCAGAAATCCGCTCTGCGGTTCAGGAACCTTACGGCGGGCGAGCGGTCATGTTTGCGCTGCTGCTGGATTCGAACCAGGAAATTCGCGAGCAGCAGTTCAACGCTCTAACAAAAACTATATCACCGGACGTTGTAGACCTCACGAGAAAACTCGATCCGGTGGTGCGCGTCGTAGATCCTCGCGCACGGCTCGCCCTCGTGGACTTGGCATTGCCTGCACTGCGAACAATGACCAAAGAGCAATACCGCCGTTTTTCACAGGCTTTTAAGAAACTTGTGGAAGCGGATAACCGCATCGCTGCGTTTGAATGGATGTTACACAGCGTATTGCTGCGACATTTGCGGCCTCAATTTGAGCCCACTCGTCCACCCCGAGTTGCCTATTATAGTCTTGCGAGACTGGAGCATGAAGTCGGCATTCTCCTTTCCACCTTGGCAAATCTCGACAATTCGGGAAAGCGTGTGGAACATTCCTTTCGCCATGCTGCCGAAATGCTGCCTGAGATATCCGTCCCGCTGCTACCAGCTTCCGAATGCACACTACCAGCATTGCAGAAGGCACTGGAGACGATTCGGACAGTAGCCCCCAAACATCGCCATCAAATTATCGAAGCTGCTGCGGACCTGATCTGTTACGATCGCGACGTGTCGATCAAAGAAGCAGAACTCTTCCGAGGGATGTGTGACATGCTCGACTGCCCCATGCCTCCGCTACTTCCTGGCCAACCAATCGTAGCACGGGCGTCTGCTTAG
- the epmA gene encoding EF-P lysine aminoacylase EpmA translates to MDKRLQYLQQRSELLRKLRKFFFDRDFIEVETPLLSSEIIPELHIEPMALSRDATRHPAFLQASPELHMKRLIAEGLSSIFQVTRSFRAGESGQLHNPEFTLVEWYRAGDDMQAGMTFLDELCQSLLGTPPARRISYSEAFHSMLSICPHTATSKQLANCAEHHEVSIPADMPTTDRDEWLNLLLAARIEPKLGLDSPTILYDYPASQAALAKLATRDDGTQVAERFELYFQGVELANGYHELTDSAELRGRLTQVNQHREADSRLALPLPESLLAAMELGLPDSSGCALGFDRLVMLAVGAKSIGDVMAYNKQNNEG, encoded by the coding sequence ATGGACAAGCGACTCCAGTATCTGCAGCAACGTAGTGAACTGCTACGAAAACTGCGCAAATTCTTTTTCGATCGCGACTTCATCGAGGTGGAAACACCATTGCTCTCCAGTGAAATAATCCCTGAGCTGCATATCGAACCCATGGCCCTAAGCCGAGACGCAACGCGTCACCCTGCATTCTTACAGGCTTCTCCTGAACTGCACATGAAGCGCCTCATAGCCGAGGGTCTGTCATCCATCTTCCAAGTCACACGTTCCTTCCGCGCCGGCGAATCGGGTCAACTACACAACCCCGAGTTCACGCTGGTCGAGTGGTATCGTGCGGGGGACGATATGCAGGCCGGCATGACTTTTCTCGATGAACTCTGCCAATCACTGCTCGGTACACCACCAGCGCGACGTATCAGCTATAGCGAAGCGTTTCACTCCATGCTGAGCATTTGCCCTCATACAGCCACTAGCAAGCAACTGGCCAATTGCGCTGAACATCATGAAGTCTCGATTCCGGCAGACATGCCAACGACAGACCGCGACGAGTGGCTCAACCTGCTGCTGGCCGCACGAATCGAACCAAAGTTGGGACTCGATTCACCCACGATTCTCTACGATTATCCGGCCAGCCAGGCAGCTCTGGCAAAACTTGCCACCCGCGACGATGGCACACAAGTGGCAGAACGGTTTGAGCTTTACTTCCAAGGTGTCGAACTGGCCAACGGATATCATGAACTTACCGACTCCGCTGAACTCCGCGGTCGTCTCACGCAAGTGAATCAACATCGAGAAGCAGATAGCCGCCTTGCCCTCCCCTTACCCGAGTCGCTGCTGGCTGCGATGGAGCTGGGACTCCCTGATTCATCCGGCTGCGCCCTGGGGTTCGACCGTCTCGTGATGCTGGCCGTTGGGGCAAAATCGATTGGGGATGTGATGGCGTACAACAAACAGAACAATGAAGGCTGA
- a CDS encoding DNA-3-methyladenine glycosylase I, with translation MAEARKTCDWQYAGRGELVPYHDQEWGVPVHDDRKQFEFLTLESAQAGLSWITIYRKREAYRKAFAEFDPEKVARFTEKRIEKLLLNPGIVRNRLKVNAAVTNARAFLEVQEEFGTFDKYIWGFVGGKPKVNKWKRMSQLPANSKESDALSRDLKQRGFKFVGSTIIYAHMQAAGLVNDHLVHCFRHKECAALL, from the coding sequence GTGGCAGAGGCGAGAAAGACCTGCGATTGGCAGTACGCTGGCCGCGGCGAATTGGTGCCGTATCACGATCAGGAGTGGGGCGTCCCCGTCCACGACGATCGCAAACAATTCGAGTTTCTCACGCTCGAAAGCGCTCAGGCAGGGTTGAGTTGGATCACGATCTATCGCAAACGCGAAGCCTACCGCAAGGCGTTCGCCGAGTTTGATCCAGAGAAGGTTGCTCGCTTCACAGAGAAGCGAATCGAGAAGCTGCTCCTCAATCCCGGCATCGTCCGCAACCGACTCAAAGTAAACGCTGCCGTGACCAATGCTCGCGCCTTCTTGGAGGTGCAAGAAGAATTCGGCACGTTCGACAAATACATTTGGGGTTTCGTCGGAGGCAAACCGAAAGTCAACAAATGGAAGCGAATGAGCCAACTCCCTGCCAACAGTAAAGAGTCCGATGCACTTAGCCGCGATCTCAAACAGCGAGGCTTCAAATTCGTGGGCAGCACGATCATTTACGCCCACATGCAAGCCGCAGGACTAGTGAACGACCATCTGGTGCATTGCTTTAGGCATAAGGAGTGTGCAGCCCTGCTGTGA
- a CDS encoding dihydrofolate reductase: protein MKLAILVAVSENGIIGREGQLPWHMSADLRRFKRITMEHAILMGRKTWESIGRPLPGRTSIVISHRPDYETGHAEVRVAGNLEQAMDYAKQADCDQDQAFVIGGAAIYELALPQADRLYFTRVHAEVEGDVSFPEVDWSHWEVKEESHHTADEFDQFDHTFTVYQRVRA, encoded by the coding sequence ATGAAACTAGCGATTCTGGTAGCCGTCTCGGAAAATGGCATCATCGGTCGCGAGGGGCAACTTCCCTGGCACATGTCAGCCGACTTGCGGCGGTTCAAACGCATCACGATGGAACACGCGATCCTCATGGGACGTAAAACTTGGGAATCAATCGGAAGGCCGCTCCCCGGGCGAACTTCCATCGTGATATCCCATCGGCCGGACTATGAGACGGGGCATGCTGAAGTTAGAGTCGCCGGCAATCTCGAACAGGCGATGGACTATGCGAAACAGGCTGATTGCGACCAAGACCAAGCGTTTGTGATCGGAGGGGCAGCAATCTACGAGTTGGCGTTACCCCAAGCCGACCGACTCTATTTCACGCGAGTCCATGCCGAGGTGGAAGGGGACGTGAGCTTCCCCGAGGTTGACTGGTCTCACTGGGAAGTGAAAGAAGAGTCTCATCATACGGCCGATGAGTTCGACCAGTTTGACCACACTTTCACGGTATATCAGCGAGTGAGGGCGTAG
- a CDS encoding thymidylate synthase produces the protein MQQYITLLKHILDNGVVKSDRTGTGTRSVFGYQMRFDLEEGFPLVTTKKLHLRSIIHELLWFLQGETNVRYLNENRVSIWDEWADDEGELGPVYGKQWRSWATPDGRSIDQMGEVVDAIRTNPDSRRLIVSAWNVADIDQMALPPCHLLFQFYVAEGKLSCQLYQRSADVFLGVPFNIASYALLTMMVAQVTGLGVGDFVHTLGDAHLYDNHLEQATLQLSRTPRPLPQMKINPAVDDLFAFQFADFELTNYDPHPHISAPVAV, from the coding sequence ATGCAACAATACATCACCCTCCTCAAACACATTCTCGACAACGGCGTCGTCAAAAGCGATCGCACGGGGACAGGTACACGGAGTGTCTTCGGTTACCAAATGCGTTTTGATCTCGAAGAGGGATTCCCTCTGGTGACAACCAAGAAGTTGCATCTGCGGTCAATCATTCATGAATTGCTATGGTTTCTGCAAGGAGAGACGAACGTACGTTATCTCAACGAGAACCGAGTGTCGATTTGGGATGAGTGGGCCGACGACGAAGGGGAACTCGGACCCGTCTATGGCAAGCAGTGGCGATCTTGGGCGACTCCCGATGGACGCAGCATCGATCAGATGGGTGAAGTCGTGGACGCGATTCGCACGAATCCCGACTCACGGCGACTGATTGTGAGTGCCTGGAATGTGGCTGACATCGATCAGATGGCATTGCCGCCGTGTCATTTGTTGTTTCAGTTTTACGTTGCCGAGGGAAAACTATCCTGTCAGTTATATCAGCGCAGTGCAGATGTGTTCCTCGGCGTCCCTTTCAACATCGCGTCCTACGCTCTGTTGACGATGATGGTGGCTCAGGTGACAGGTTTGGGCGTTGGTGATTTTGTCCACACGCTCGGTGATGCCCATTTGTATGATAACCATTTGGAACAAGCCACCTTGCAATTGTCGCGCACACCACGACCACTGCCGCAGATGAAAATCAATCCGGCCGTCGACGACCTATTCGCCTTTCAGTTTGCGGATTTTGAACTCACCAACTACGATCCGCATCCCCATATATCTGCACCGGTGGCTGTATGA
- a CDS encoding 2Fe-2S iron-sulfur cluster-binding protein: protein MSVSTFLTPCGAVDYPTCWSAATVADPLDLRFPQVPKGWSPMPVLKFIKEKKEIEVPEGANLRKEAMKAGVNPHQGLNGFGASLNKVVNCHGLGQCGTCRVNIIKGMENASKMGILEKTRLTWPIPTPITPGGLDPIPAMAYLGHEETMRLSCQVTIQGDMEVETGPELDLFGENFFS, encoded by the coding sequence ATGAGTGTTTCCACTTTTCTGACTCCTTGCGGCGCGGTAGATTATCCTACCTGCTGGTCGGCAGCAACGGTAGCCGATCCTCTCGATTTGCGTTTCCCACAAGTTCCAAAGGGTTGGTCGCCGATGCCGGTCTTGAAGTTTATCAAAGAGAAAAAAGAAATCGAGGTTCCCGAGGGCGCCAATCTACGCAAAGAGGCCATGAAGGCCGGCGTGAATCCGCATCAAGGCCTCAACGGCTTCGGAGCCTCACTCAACAAGGTCGTCAATTGTCACGGCCTTGGCCAATGTGGCACTTGCCGCGTGAATATCATCAAGGGCATGGAGAATGCCAGCAAGATGGGGATCTTGGAAAAAACGCGGCTCACATGGCCGATTCCAACTCCTATCACCCCGGGCGGACTTGATCCTATTCCTGCGATGGCCTATCTGGGGCACGAAGAGACTATGCGTCTCTCCTGCCAGGTGACGATCCAAGGCGATATGGAAGTGGAAACCGGCCCAGAGCTAGATCTCTTCGGTGAGAATTTTTTCAGTTAG
- a CDS encoding P-II family nitrogen regulator, giving the protein MRQVIAIVKPYLAEKILEGLRLAPLEAVHVREVKGMGRQKSYLDQYSESEYSEAFLPKVEITAWVEDARCEEVVRKLVEVARTGRMGDGKILVLAAETPETLIASKH; this is encoded by the coding sequence ATGCGCCAAGTCATCGCTATCGTCAAGCCGTACCTCGCCGAGAAAATTCTCGAAGGGCTGCGGCTCGCTCCGTTAGAAGCAGTGCATGTGCGCGAGGTGAAAGGGATGGGTCGGCAAAAAAGTTATCTCGACCAGTACTCTGAGAGCGAATATTCCGAGGCGTTTCTCCCCAAAGTGGAGATCACCGCCTGGGTCGAAGACGCTCGCTGCGAGGAGGTCGTTCGAAAATTAGTGGAAGTCGCCCGCACCGGTCGTATGGGGGATGGTAAGATACTCGTTCTTGCCGCCGAGACCCCGGAGACACTCATTGCATCTAAGCACTGA
- a CDS encoding DUF362 domain-containing protein, producing MKFFSVRQNLVSNPLADVAAEVHAQLDALGLEPPQGRVAIPVGSRGISQIPTIVRAAGDWLRKHGAEPFMVPAMGSHNGATAEGQQQMVESLGMTEEAMQMPILSSMECVKIASVKTGDVWLDRHSYEADGILVINRVKLHTCFSGPVQSGLVKMMVVGMGKIKSAETFHSSPTPQMKDMLLEMGQVLVDSGKFWAGLAILEDGFDQTAEVHALPADQILKREPALLDRCRDYFPRIPIDELDVLIVNEIGKTFSGTGMDTNVIGYRGVKGYEDLDRPNINIIAALSLAAASQGNAIGVGLADFITQRLRDAIDEHKTFINVYTTGDMERAKIPATLKDDETVVERIVHRYGSERWMFIQNSLNLDHLFVSEDLRDEIAACPQCTIEGEPIELTFQDGQHQLTF from the coding sequence ATGAAATTCTTTTCCGTTCGACAGAATCTCGTTTCTAACCCGCTCGCCGACGTAGCGGCCGAGGTGCACGCACAACTCGATGCCCTCGGCTTAGAGCCGCCTCAGGGTCGTGTAGCAATACCGGTTGGCAGTCGTGGCATCTCACAGATTCCCACGATCGTTCGCGCCGCAGGCGATTGGCTCCGCAAGCATGGGGCAGAACCCTTCATGGTGCCAGCCATGGGTTCGCACAACGGGGCGACCGCCGAAGGGCAACAACAGATGGTTGAATCGCTCGGCATGACCGAAGAAGCAATGCAGATGCCGATTCTATCCAGCATGGAGTGTGTCAAGATTGCTTCTGTGAAGACGGGCGACGTGTGGCTTGATCGTCACTCCTACGAGGCCGATGGCATTCTGGTCATCAATCGCGTTAAGTTGCACACCTGTTTCTCCGGCCCGGTACAGAGCGGACTGGTAAAAATGATGGTCGTCGGCATGGGGAAGATTAAGTCGGCCGAGACCTTCCACTCCAGCCCTACGCCACAGATGAAAGACATGCTGTTGGAGATGGGCCAGGTGCTTGTCGACTCCGGCAAATTCTGGGCGGGACTGGCGATACTCGAAGATGGTTTCGATCAAACGGCCGAGGTTCACGCCCTACCTGCCGACCAGATCCTCAAGCGCGAACCCGCACTATTGGATCGTTGCCGCGATTATTTCCCGCGCATCCCCATTGATGAACTTGACGTATTGATCGTGAACGAAATCGGCAAAACGTTCAGCGGCACTGGAATGGACACGAACGTGATCGGCTACCGTGGCGTCAAAGGATACGAAGATCTCGACCGACCCAACATCAACATCATCGCAGCACTTTCGCTGGCTGCCGCCTCACAAGGCAACGCCATCGGCGTCGGTCTGGCCGACTTCATCACTCAGCGTCTCCGCGATGCGATTGACGAACACAAGACTTTCATCAACGTCTACACCACCGGTGACATGGAGCGGGCCAAAATCCCCGCCACACTGAAAGACGACGAGACCGTCGTCGAACGCATTGTCCACCGCTACGGATCTGAGCGATGGATGTTCATTCAAAACTCATTGAACCTGGACCACCTCTTCGTGAGTGAAGACCTCCGCGATGAAATCGCGGCTTGCCCTCAGTGTACGATCGAAGGCGAGCCGATTGAACTCACGTTTCAAGACGGGCAGCATCAATTGACGTTTTGA